Sequence from the Muntiacus reevesi chromosome 17, mMunRee1.1, whole genome shotgun sequence genome:
GAAGCCTTCTCGGGGAGACTcgcccctgcctgcctcccccgcCGGCCCAGGCCTCGCTTCGCTCCCCGCCGCCCATGTCCCAGTCCTTCCGCCGcgccagccccctcccaccttaCCCCCCTGGTCCTCCTCTCCGCAGCCCTCTGCCCTCCTAGCCCCTTGGGCTGTGAGGCGCCCCCAGGCCTGCTCTCGGTGCCAGCCtgccccgcacccccaccccgtcCCAGTCGCGGACCCCCGTTTCCTTCTCAGCTCCAGATTCACCAGCCGACTTCGCCCCTCACTGTCCACATCCCAGTCACAGGCCCCCGCGGCCCCTCCGGCCCCCTGCCACCCTACCCGTAGCCCTCCTCAGCCGTGCCCGGGGCCGCGGGACCCGGTCCTCACCCGCTCCCCGGGGCTGCCTTCCTCCGCCCTCTCCCTCGCCCATCGCTGCCCCTCTCCCGAGTCCCAGCCCCGCTGGCTCACCATCACTTCTCTCCCGGCGGTCTTCCCCTGGTTCCAGGCTGGGTGGCGCTGGGGCCTCCCCCGTGGGCCCGCCTGGCCCCGGCTTCTGGGGGCGGTGGGGCCGCCGCTCTCTCCCCATGGCACTGCCATCTCTCCTGCTGGTCGTGGCAGCCCTGGCAGGTGGGGTGCGCCCTCCCGGGGCGCGCAACCTGACGCTGGCGGTGGTGCTGCCGGAACACAACCTGAGCTACGCCTGGGCCTGGCCGCGCGTGGGTCCCGCTGTGGCCCTTGCCGTGGAGGCGCTGGGCCGCGCGCTGCCCGTGGACCTCCGCTTCGTCAGCTCGGAGCTGGACGGCGCCTGCTCCGAGTACCTGGCCCCCCTGCGCGCTGTGGATCTCAAGTTGTACCATGACCCCGACCTTCTCTTGGGCCCCGGTTGCGTGTACCCCGCGGCCTCTGTGGCTCGCTTTGCCTCACACTGGCGTCTTCCCCTGCTGACCGCCGGTGCTGTGGCCTCTGGGTTTTCAGCTAAGAGCGAGCATTACCGAACCCTGGTGCGCACTGGCCCCTCTGCTCCCAAACTGGGTGAGTTTGTAGTGATGCTCCACGGGCACTTCAACTGGACCGCCCGTGCTGCCTTGCTGTATCTGGACGCCCGCACAGATGACCGGCCTCACTACTTCACCATCGAGGGCGTCTTTGAGGCCCTGCAGGGCATCAACCTCAGTGTGCAGCACCAGGTGTATGCCCGTGAGCCGGGGGGCCCTGAGCAGGCCACCCACTTCATCCGGGCCAACGGGCGCAGTGAGTGTGGCCGAGGCTGTGttagggctggggaggagggtcgCGGTGTCCCTGGGGCTTGGCACTGGGAGGCTGTAGATGGAGACGGGTGTTGAGGGGCTGATTGATGCTGGTGGTTGGGATCAAGAAGCAGACGTGGATGGAGCCCCTGGGAGAGGCCCGAGGCATTGTATTGGGGCAGGGGGTTGCTGGTGGCCGTTCACAGGTAGATGTGAACAAGGAAGAAGATAGCATGGAGGGTGAAGCTTGGGTCAGGGAGAGTGTGGGGCTGGGGGAAGTTGAATCTGGAGAGCAGTGTGAGTGCCCCGGACTAGTGAATGTAGTTGATGGTCACTCCAAAATGTGTGCCTGTCTGTGAGCAGAGACTTCTCAGACTGGGCTGCCAGGACCCTTTGGAGGCATAAGAAGAGTGAGGACTCTGTTAATGGGCTTTGAGGTACAGCAGATTTGGTGGGGAAAGACAGGTAAAGCCCACACTGAGAGAAATTCTGAGCCATCAGTGGCTTTGAGCCTAGGGAGAGGCAGGGCAGAGTGGGGGAGTGAGGAGGTCGGGTGGGAGGCAGACGGCAGGGCTCTGGGAAGAGGAGGGGCTTGAGGGATGTAGCTCCCTTCCTTTGGAGCCTGGAGTCAGGCTCTGACTTCTGCCAGATGGTCCTTATGGCCCCAGGGTACTTATGACATAGACTCCcaaggggagggatgggggacaTCTGGTGGGTGGTTGATAGGTCAGGGCCTCTGTTCCTCGCTAAGGACGGAGATACAGCTGGTCAGATGGGGCTGTTCGGGGTCCTGGCCCCTCTCTCAGGGGGCCCCTCTCTCATGTACCTGCTCCCAGTTGTGTACATCTGTGGCCCTCTGGAGATGCTGCATGAGATCCTGCTGCAGGCGCAGAGGGAGAACCTGACCAACGGGGATTACGTCTTCTTTTACCTGGATGTCTTTGGGGAGAGTCTCCGCGCGGGCCCCACACGCTCCGTGGGCCGGCCCTGGCAGGATAATCGCACCCGGGAACAGGCCCAGGCCCTCAGAGAAGCATTTCAGGTATCATCTGAACCAAACTCgaaggaagggggagaggaaCTTTTGGGGGAATTCTCTTTCACAAAACCCCACAGAAGCCCCAGCAATAGGGCGAGAATTGTAAACTATGAAGGTGAAATGGATAGGGGATTTTCTAGCCTAGCCTCACCTTTGTGGCTCTTTCTCTATGTCTGCCAAGGCCACCTCTTAAGATCCTGGAATGGCTGGCTTTCCTAAGTACCAATGGTAGATATACTGTCAGGGAGAAAAGTTCAGGAGAAGACTTAGTCCCAGCCCCTAGGAGGGCTTCCACCCTTTCTGCAGAGGTGAGGCATGATTGCAGTACGGTTAGATATAAGTATGAGATAGGATGTGATTACGGGTCCTGGAAGAGATGCTAAGAACATGAGTGGTTCAGAGGAGAGAGTCACTGTGGGCTGGGTTTAGGGAAGGCTTTTTATAAAGGAAGCAAGACTCTATTGTGACTTTAAAGACAGATGTTGTTTTCCTAGTTAGAGTGGGAAAGAGGATCCAGGCAGCTAAGAGAAAAAGACAGGAATGGATCTGTTTGAGGGTTCAAGGCAAACTGACCTGACAAGAAGGAGTGGTTCACTTGGGGACAGATTATAAGAAATAATGTTGAGGGGTAGCCTCAGATTAAGAAGAGCCCTGAACCTAAGACTGAGGTGCTTGGACTTGAATGGCCAAGTTTTCGAGTTTTTTCGGTGTGTGTATGATGAGAAGTATACTGACAGAATTCAGGTTGGATTGGAAGAGGAGAAGACTGGACGCAGTGAGACCACCTGTATGTAACAGGTTAGAACGAGGCACAGAGGTGTGGCTTGAACTGTGATGATGCGTGTGTGCtcgtttgtgtctgactctttgcgaccccatgggctgcagcccgataggttcctctgtccacagggttttccagggcaggaatactggagtgagttgccatttccttctccagggagtgaAAGAAATGGATGTGAGAAACAACTTGTAGGGAGAACTGACATGACTCTGTTCACGTCTCTGCTCAAAACTTTAAATGACTGATTTCCCACTGAATGAAGTCCTGACTCCTTATCATGACCTTTAAGATTTCCTACAATCTGGTCTCAACCCACTTTTAAAATCTTAACTTTCCAGTACTGCTGAGTACGTCAGCGGCTAGACCTCTCTCAAACCCGAGACCAAAAGCTGCCCCTTGTCTTGATGCTCCCTGCTTCTTCTGTTCACAGGGCTCTTCCTGCCTTCACCCCAAATCTCTGCCTGTTAAAATCATACCCATGAgctgctcccctctcctcccaccaatTTTTCACTGATTTGTGTgcataagtatttttttaaacttatttatgcATAGCCCTCCTTTTCCCAAAAGGATTTGAGGTGGCATATGGGATAACCTTAAGGTCCTTTCAACCCTTAGATTGTTTGACTCTAAGTAGGTATGTATAAGTGCTGGACTTGTTTGGCCACCTTCTCCAGTAAGTGAGGTTTTAatatgactgttttttttttttttaattggaggatggcTGCTTACGATATTTGTGTTGGTATCTGCCACACATCAGTAGGAATCAGTcacaggcatacatgtgtcccctccctcctgaaccccgctcccatCTCCCTTCTCAGCCCACCCATCTCGGTGGTCACTGAGCGCTGGGTTGAGCGCCCCGTGGCTGTGGCTGTGATTTTGtatttggttgtgtctgactgtgaatGACATATCTGTGTGCACTGCTGAGCATGAGTTTGTGACTGTCACACGTGAACACAGGCAGGGACAGGACAGGTTTTGTTGATGCTATAACTTTTGCCTAAAATGACCCTCTCATCTTTTGTCTGTCTGAATAAGGCATTCTTTAGGACTCTGATCAGTTATCTTCCCTTCTGGAAACAATCCCTGAATCCTCAGGCTGGACAGAATTTCCCACTCTTGTGACTAACTTTATCTCCTCTGAAACTTACTCTTCAGCCCATGTTTGATTCATTTGAAGACTGACTCATTCTATTAgagtttactgagcacctgttaTGTCCCAGTCACTGTGCTAGGTACTAGTATACAGCAGAGGACATAACCGATATAGTCCCTGCCTTTTTGGAGTCTACATTCAGTAGAGTAGACCAACATAAACAAATAAGCAACAATACTAGCATAGAACAAATTGTGATGTAGtatggtacttaaaaaaaaacgaATGGAGTGGTTTGAGAAGAGAGTGACAAGGGAATTGTGCTTTAGCTACCGTGGTCAAGGAACGTCTCCCCGACCCTCCCAGATAGCAAGATTCCACAGCCTTCTGGGCCACATTTTCTTTGTGGAGGGAACAACTTTCTCTCTTGTGAGAGAATTTCTACCAGCCAAGAGGCCCCAGCGTTTAGGATAGGGGAGGAGGGATATAGTCCACTAACAATTAGTTATAGACAATTGATCTTTGAACATTGTGGGAATCAGGGACACCCACCCCTCCATGCAGTCAAAAATCTGAGCATCACATTACAGTCGGGCCTCCCCATCAGAAGTTCCACGTCTGTGGATTCAGCTGACCATGGATCATACAGTCCTGTGGTCTGTGTttactgggggggaaaaaaaagccgcATTAtcagtggacccatgcagttcataCCCATGTTGCTCAAGGGCTGACTATAAATTAATTCTCAGCTCTCCCGCTCACTGTAGGCGTTATTCAGACAGAAAAGCAAAGAGGGAGGTTTTGTTACAGTACGAGAGAAGAGGCAGTCAAGAACATGCCGAAGGGACAATCAAGGTGGTGAGGTGGGGAGCGGGGGTGATGGGGTATCCTCTGACAAAGCTGTTCTTAGCCTTTTCTGATCCCAAAGCCGGGCAGGGGGTTAGGGAGGTTGTGTGGTCAGTTTCAGACAAGGATGAAAGAGCAGAGAGGCCTCACCCCAGACATACCTGGCCCACTGTGGTCCCAGACTGGGCTAGCCTGGAGAAGGTGGCAGCAGAGATGAGGAGTCCCTGATACAGATGTCCACAGCCTTTCCAGGTGGCTGTCGTGCCCGAGGAAAGGGTCCCAGCTCGTGCCGGATACTAGCTAGCGTGGGGGAGAGGACCCTAAAATTAAGTCTGTTGCTATGATTTTTCTCCCTCATAAACCATAGCTGCTAAAGGGCAGGGATCATGCTTACCTGTGTAGTCTGTGTGCCCAGCACATGTTTGCTGAGTTAAATCAAGGTGTGTGTTGGGAAGAGGGGGACAGAGTCAGGAATTCTAGATAGAAGTAAAGCTGGCAGATACTATAAACTGAGATGATCAGTCAGGAGAGGGGAAAGATAAGTAGATATGGTAGAGCTAAACAAGTGACTTAGCTCTAAGGACCCAGAGCCTCTGTCTGGACATTTTTGAACATTGGACAGACTGGCCCAGAAACCCAGGCAAAAAGCCACCGCCTAGGTGACCAGCGTGAGACTGGGTTACAGAGCGGGGACTCCAGCATCTAGAATGGACGTCAGCACTAAACCAAGGGCTGTGTGGGGCAGCATCTCCTCTGGAGACCACCATTCTGTCCATTGATTGGGTTAGGTGTGGGTGGGCCCACCGGCTGGGCCTGGGGTCTGCTGCGCTTCCACGTTTCCTGAGTGCCCTTCGGGCTTCCATCACTGCTGCACTCACTTTTGGCAgcctttgcttgttttttttttccccagctggaGTCCCCTATGAAACGGGACAGTGACCTACCTTTACCTTCTCTCTAGCCCCTGAGCAAGAACAGCAATTCTTCGGCGGttcttctgcttctctctctcttttttagtaGCTAGTAACCACAGCAGAAGAGTCTAGCAGAGCAGTTTTCAATGTGTGGTCTTGGGATCCTGGGGGCCCCTGGAATCCTTTTATGGGGACCATgaggtcaaaactattttaaaaatactgagatGTTATTTGTCACTCTCATTCTTCCATGATTGTACagtggagttttccagaggctACGTGATGTGAGATGATGTCATCACTCTGGCAGCTATAGAAGGTGTGCTTGTGTATTCTTGCGCTTTAGAACtttgtcagtttttatttctcctctggTAAATATTGATAGATGTAGTCCAAATTACGGACTCCTGGGGGTCCTCCGTAATTTCTAGCAGTGAGGGGTTGTGAGACGAAAAGCATTTGAGAACTGCTGCTCTAGCAAACAAACCAACCTAgggaattactttttaaaacagcACTGGAAATCTATCATCAGCATTGGTATTGAAATATAAATTGTGTGAAGCCTGatcttttcaaggttttttttggtaatgtttaaaaaattgtatttatttattatctttggctgtgctgggtcttcattgctgcgagtGGGCTTTCTCTCGCTGTGGGAGTCGGGGCTGCTGTTGTTgtcgtgtgcaggcttctcattgcggtggtttctcttgttgaggagcacgggctctagagcgtaGGCTCTGTAGTCGTGGCGCATGGactcagctgctctgtggcacgtggggtcttctcggaccagggctcaaacctgtatcttttgcattggcaggtggattcttaacaactggacctccagggaaagtCCCTTGAGTCTTTTAACTATCTTTTTACATTGTCAGCCATGTCCTACCtttctgttcttattttattcattgaaTACGTGTTCCTGAATGAACCCTTCCAGCCCCACCCTCAGTCTCCCTCTCCTTTTTAATTCTGCCCGACAGTGGGAGAGTATTAGCAATGTGTGGTCAAGCATCCACACACTCCAGTAAGAATGACTACCTCAGTAGGCAAACTCTAGTCTGTATACTGAATATGTGTTATGAACCGACTTCACTATTTCGTACCTGGAGTGAATTGATCTAGAATAGATCATAAGTAATATATCTAGTATCTCTATGGTACTTAAGGGATTAAAGACACAGATTAACACAATTGCTAGAAATGACTAGTTTTAACCTACCATTTCACAAAATACATTGATCTGCAGTCTTTCCCCAAAGTTGTCATGCCAGTTTTCTGACCAAGGCAGAGAGGCTAGTGATTGTGGAGGCCCGAGGTGCAGGCAGCGGCCAAGAAGGGGGAAGTGTGTGAGGGCGGTGGGAGCCAGGCAGGCACCCCCGTGGAAGATGGAGAAATGCTGACTGTGGCCAGGGAGAAGGGTGCACAGCTAAGACCACACGTGTCACTGGCTTACCTGTGAGGTGTGTGTGGGCGTGGGCCCGTgtgctttccttgtgactcatgCCTTGTGGGACTAGGTTGGTATGCAGGGCAGCACTGCACACAGTGGGTGTCCTACACACGTTAAAGGGATGGGCTCGTGGCTTTTTGCAGAGGGAATCACTCTCTCAAAGTATTTCCCCCACTTGTCATAGGACCTGAAATCTCTTTAGCTCGCTGGGTGGAAGCGCTGGGCCAACATTCTGCTGATAGCATTAGCAGCATTAACACCTGAGCCGTTGCTCAGGGTTGTCCTTGCCGGTAACAGGTACCCAGAGGGGAAGGGACCGAGGAGCTGTGAGGGACAGCAGGGGCTTCAGGGAGATGAAGAGCCcgtctggtgggtggagctggcttTGTCTGTTTCTTAGTCTCCACGTTCCGGGAACCATCCACAGACATGGTTCTATCTATCTTGTGTGAGGAGCGCCCCCCTTCTCCCAGATGtattaaccacacacacacacagtgtttagTATCCTCTCAGCCTTCAGGGTCACCCACGTACGTTTTATATCATGTGTATTTCACCACgtttctctctcctgcctcctgtctTCCCCTAATTCCCATCTTGAATTCTTTTCACTCTCCCATGTGCTGTGGGTCCAGACGGTATTGGTCATCACATACCGAGAACCCCCGAATCCTGAGTACCAGGAATTCCAGAATCGTCTTCTGATAAGAGCGCGGGAGGATTTTGGTGTGGAGCTGGCCCCTTCCTTGGTAAGCAGATCTCTCTTTCCCCGAGAGTCAGGCCAGGCTTTGAGGAAAGGCTCTTCTCCCCTACTCAGAATACAGCCTTGGCCACAGAGCCAGCCATCCTGTGGGGTTCCATCCTGACAGCTTCCATCTGGGTTTTTCCCTTCTGCCCTGGCGAGGCAGGGATGGCCCTTAGCtatgggaggaggggagaaagcgaaccaggaggaggggaagaaggagaCCCCAGAGATGGGAGGGGGCTGGAGAAGGGGCCTGGCGGGACCTTTGGAGAGCGCTGCTGAGGTTACCACCCCCAGATGAACCTCATTGCTGGCTGCTTCTACGATGGGATCCTTCTGTATGCCGAAGTCCTGAACGAGACCATACGGGAGGGAGGCGCCCGGGAAGATGGACTCCGAATTGTCGAGAAGATGCAGGGACGAAGATACCGTGGTAATGGAGAGGGTTGGATGAGGGCCGGAGCGCGGCTGGCAGGCTCAGCAGTGGAGCGGGCAGAGGCAGACAGACACCAGGGGCAGGAGAGAAAGTCAGCTGGGGTCAGAGCACCCGGCTGAGGTGGACACGTGCTAGGAACGGGGGCAGGGGCGGACGGCCAGGTAACTAGAGGGCTTGGGAAGATAGGAGAGGGGCCAAGGGCAGATCTCCAAGTCAGGGGTGCTCCTTTCTGTCTTAGGTGTAACTGGACTGGTCGTTATGGACAAGAACAACGACCGGGAGACCGATTTTGTCCTGTGGGCcatgggagacctggtttccggGGACTTTCAGGTgatgggggaggaggcagggaagagagTGTGGGGCCCACAAGCCCAGCTTTTAGGGTTCTTCCGGGGGCAGAACCAAAGGCATTGGAGGCAGGGCCTTACTTTCTCTCCTGGAGCTGCATGACGGTGGTGGGGGGAGCGGCAGGCTGGGGAGAAGAGCAGCCGAGGGGCTGGGGATCgggggaggaggctggtgggagcAGGCCCGTGGGCCCCGTTCTCTCCATCCTCACAGCCTGCAGCCCACTACTCGGGAGCCGAGAAGCAGATCTGGTGGACAGGACGGCCCATCCCCTGGGTGAAGGGGGCCCCCCCCTTGGACAATCCCCCCTGTGCCTTTGACCTGGACGACCCGTCCTGTGATAAAAGTGGGTGTGTGCAGGGACTGGGAGCAGCCCTCCTCTCTCTGCTTTccgtcctgcatctcctgctcatGCCCGCCTGCCCCGACTCTCagctctgcctcccccaccccctccctccttctctaccTCGAGAGATGGGTCTGCTCCCTGCACCCAGGAGCCTCGCCCCCATCTGGCTCACAAGGCCACACACAGTTTTTCTCAGGGACCCCCCTCTCCCCTTCAGCTCCACTTTCAACTCTGGCAATCGTGGCGCTGGGCGCAGGAATCACCTTCATCATGTTTGGTGTCTCCAGCTTCCTCATCTTCAGGTGAGTTCTGCGCTTTCCGCCGACAGGCCCCCTTAGCTGCAACTCCGCTGCCTCTAGCCTCTCTTGTCAGTTGTCTTTCAGCCCTGGTCTTGTTTCCCCCTCCCCGACTTTGGTTCTAGACGGGGTGCACTAGCCTAGAATTAGTGACTTTGAGTGGGATCTTCTATGGGCAAAGGTGAACTTTCCACGGATGCTTccatggcactagtggtagagaacgcacctgtcagtgcaggagacgtaagagatgtgggttcgagcccctggaggagggtatggctacccactccagtattcttgcctcgagaactccatggacagaggagcctggtgggctacagtccatagggttgcacagagtcgggcagCATTTTAAGAAGGTACTTTCTCTTCAGCCTCTGTGTTTTTACCGAAGCACAGGGCTTGTGTCCGACCCACAGAGAGCGCTTCGCTCTCTCTCTGTCCTGTCTCTTGGGTGTGACAACTGCAGCCTCGAGAGCTGCCGGGAAGTCCCCGCCACCCCGCAGCTGGCTTCTGGGGTGGTAGGATCGGGCTTGCCAGTCAGCTGAGGGGTGCAGTCCTTACAGAAAACTGATGCTGGAGAAGGAGCTGGCCAGCATGTTGTGGCGCATCCGCTGGGAGGAGCTGCAGTTCGGCAATTCAGAGCGATGCCACAAAGGTGCAGGCAGCCGCCTCACGCTGTCGCTGGTGAGCCCTGGTCTCAGCTGTCCCCCCGCTTCCCTCTGAGTGCCTGTCCTTTCGTCCCCTGGACCTTCCCCAGCACATCAGCCTGTAATGATAGCGCCTGCACTGCCACCACCTCCTAACGCTCCTTTCATCCTTCCGCCTCCATGATGCCCTTGGCCCCAGCGGGGATCCAGTTACGGCTCGCTCATGACAGCCCATGGGAAATACCAGATCTTTGCCAACACCGGTCACTTCAAGGTGAACAGTCATCCGCTTATTCTGGTCCCCACCATTTCATCCTGTCTCATCCGCATCCTTCACCTCTTCCCGTGGCCCTCTGCCCCTCgccagcctcctctctctgtCTGGCTGAGCTCCTGGGTGCTCCCACAgtcctctagtctttcccagcacccggAGGCTCCTTCGGAGGTTAACGTTCCTCTTCCCCTTTCACTCCCACCCTCAGGGAAATGTTGTGGCCATCAAACATGTGAATAAGAAGCGCATCGAGCTGACCCGGCAGGTTCTGTTTGAACTCAAACATGTAAGTCACAGTGTATGGATTGAGGGCCCAGGATAAACACGGATgtggaaggggaaggagaggactAGGGAATGGTAATACTGGCTGGGAGGGCAAGTGGGTCATTTATAAATGACTTTGAGTTGTGAGTACAATTAAGAGAAAGGTCCTCTCCTGTAGTGGTAGATTTCTGTATCTAATTTTTAgctcttttaattctcttttcttcctttcttttttccccctttggctaGATGAGAGATGTTCAGTTTAACCATCTCACTCGCTTCATTGGCGCCTGCATAGACCCTCCCAACATCTGCATTGTCACCGAGTATTGTCCTCGTGGGAGTTTACAGGTGTGGGATCTAGGTGGGGATTATGGGGGCAAGGGACGCAGACCCAAGATTACATCAACTGTGCGGGTGACAGTGGGCTGGGATAGTCACATCATCTATTCCATGTCACTCACCAGGATATTCTGGAAAATGACAGCATCAACCTGGACTGGATGTTTCGTTATTCACTCATTAATGACCTTGTTAAGGTGAGTCTTCCCCACTCCTTGAGTTCATCCACTTTAATAATACCtccttttttctgtctttgcttAGGATTTCTCTTCCTGGTCCTCTAAAAATTCCATTCTCTCCACTTCCCCTTATTCTGAAGGTTGGGTAATAATGGGTAAACAAGGGATCTGGGGCTTTTAAATTGGGAGGAATGAGTTTTATTTGCCACAGAGAGTCTTTGTAgcaaatttttgttttcctacaCTAGACACCTCAAATCTCTCTCCAtcgtacttttatttttttaacctccaaCAGTTTATATTAAAATCTCTTAGCAGGGAAAAATGAATGCGGTCTCCAAACATACTTATCTTCTGGGTTTTTTACCTTCATTTTTTCTCTGTCATTTACTCTCTAGCCAATATTTGGCATATCTGCTGTTTTGTTCAGAAAAACTGAACATTTTCAAAAAGAACATTTTACTAAGTAAATGTAAAGTTTACATTTACATAAAAAAGTAAGTTTTACTTACttctctaaataaaactgagaagcCAAGGAAAACTATGCTGATCATTTGGTATCTTCTAAGATACtaggccggagaaggcaatggcaccccacccagtactcttggctggaaaatcccatggatggaggagcctggtgggctgcagtccatggggtcgctaggagtcagacacgactgagcgacttcactttcacttttcactttcatgcattggagaaggaaatggcaacccactccagtgttcttgcctggagaatcccagggacgggggagcctggtgggctgccatctctggggtcgcacagagtcggacacgactgaagcgacttagcagcagcagcagcagcaagatacTAGGCTTCAGCTATTTTCAAGTGACCCAGAGGCCCATGGATTTGTGGAGGTATAAATTTACATCTTACCCAGGTGTTTAGAAGCAAGTCCCTGGGTCAGTGAGCTAGCCTAGTGGATCACCTGTACCACACCTGAAGCTGGCTTTGGTTATTCTGCTTAGTTCTaatgaagttattttaaaaattttgtgtgtaATGTAAAGTTTGCCATCAAATGAGAGAGAAATTATTAGGTAACGTTGATGTGGTACTCAACTGGAGGTGTGAtgataaattataagaaaaacttgATTCTAAAGAGAACAGTGATTTGATGGAAAGGTTTTATAACAAATCCAGAAGCCTAATCATATCTACATTCACGAATTTGGAGATTTCCAAAGGTTTGTTGATGTCAAGATGAAACAAATAAGAAGAAAGAGTTGACAGAGACTAGAGTTTTGAATTGTTTAGGCCCAGAGCTAACCATTTAGAGGAGTTTTGGTTAGCACTGTGTCCTTTTTCTATTCCACCCGAACTGACTTC
This genomic interval carries:
- the NPR2 gene encoding atrial natriuretic peptide receptor 2 isoform X1 is translated as MALPSLLLVVAALAGGVRPPGARNLTLAVVLPEHNLSYAWAWPRVGPAVALAVEALGRALPVDLRFVSSELDGACSEYLAPLRAVDLKLYHDPDLLLGPGCVYPAASVARFASHWRLPLLTAGAVASGFSAKSEHYRTLVRTGPSAPKLGEFVVMLHGHFNWTARAALLYLDARTDDRPHYFTIEGVFEALQGINLSVQHQVYAREPGGPEQATHFIRANGRIVYICGPLEMLHEILLQAQRENLTNGDYVFFYLDVFGESLRAGPTRSVGRPWQDNRTREQAQALREAFQTVLVITYREPPNPEYQEFQNRLLIRAREDFGVELAPSLMNLIAGCFYDGILLYAEVLNETIREGGAREDGLRIVEKMQGRRYRGVTGLVVMDKNNDRETDFVLWAMGDLVSGDFQPAAHYSGAEKQIWWTGRPIPWVKGAPPLDNPPCAFDLDDPSCDKTPLSTLAIVALGAGITFIMFGVSSFLIFRKLMLEKELASMLWRIRWEELQFGNSERCHKGAGSRLTLSLRGSSYGSLMTAHGKYQIFANTGHFKGNVVAIKHVNKKRIELTRQVLFELKHMRDVQFNHLTRFIGACIDPPNICIVTEYCPRGSLQDILENDSINLDWMFRYSLINDLVKGMAFLHNSIIASHGSLKSSNCVVDSRFVLKITDYGLASFRSTAEPDDSHALYAKKLWTAPELLSGNPLPTTGMQKADVYSFGIILQEIALRSGPFYLEGLDLSPKEIVQKVRNSQRPYFRPSIDRTQLNEELVLLMERCWAQDPAERPDFGQIKGFIRRFNKEGGTSILDNLLLRMEQYANNLEKLVEERTQAYLEEKRKAEALLYQILPHSVAEQLKRGETVQAEAFDSVTIYFSDIVGFTALSAESTPMQVVTLLNDLYTCFDAIIDNFDVYKVETIGDAYMVVSGLPGRNGQRHAPEIARMALALLDAVSSFRIRHRPHDQLRLRIGVHTGPVCAGVVGLKMPRYCLFGDTVNTASRMESNGQALKIHVSSTTKDALDELGCFQLELRGDVEMKGKGKMRTYWLLGERKGPAGLL
- the NPR2 gene encoding atrial natriuretic peptide receptor 2 isoform X2; protein product: MALPSLLLVVAALAGGVRPPGARNLTLAVVLPEHNLSYAWAWPRVGPAVALAVEALGRALPVDLRFVSSELDGACSEYLAPLRAVDLKLYHDPDLLLGPGCVYPAASVARFASHWRLPLLTAGAVASGFSAKSEHYRTLVRTGPSAPKLGEFVVMLHGHFNWTARAALLYLDARTDDRPHYFTIEGVFEALQGINLSVQHQVYAREPGGPEQATHFIRANGRIVYICGPLEMLHEILLQAQRENLTNGDYVFFYLDVFGESLRAGPTRSVGRPWQDNRTREQAQALREAFQTVLVITYREPPNPEYQEFQNRLLIRAREDFGVELAPSLMNLIAGCFYDGILLYAEVLNETIREGGAREDGLRIVEKMQGRRYRGVTGLVVMDKNNDRETDFVLWAMGDLVSGDFQPAAHYSGAEKQIWWTGRPIPWVKGAPPLDNPPCAFDLDDPSCDKTPLSTLAIVALGAGITFIMFGVSSFLIFRKLMLEKELASMLWRIRWEELQFGNSERCHKGAGSRLTLSLGNVVAIKHVNKKRIELTRQVLFELKHMRDVQFNHLTRFIGACIDPPNICIVTEYCPRGSLQDILENDSINLDWMFRYSLINDLVKGMAFLHNSIIASHGSLKSSNCVVDSRFVLKITDYGLASFRSTAEPDDSHALYAKKLWTAPELLSGNPLPTTGMQKADVYSFGIILQEIALRSGPFYLEGLDLSPKEIVQKVRNSQRPYFRPSIDRTQLNEELVLLMERCWAQDPAERPDFGQIKGFIRRFNKEGGTSILDNLLLRMEQYANNLEKLVEERTQAYLEEKRKAEALLYQILPHSVAEQLKRGETVQAEAFDSVTIYFSDIVGFTALSAESTPMQVVTLLNDLYTCFDAIIDNFDVYKVETIGDAYMVVSGLPGRNGQRHAPEIARMALALLDAVSSFRIRHRPHDQLRLRIGVHTGPVCAGVVGLKMPRYCLFGDTVNTASRMESNGQALKIHVSSTTKDALDELGCFQLELRGDVEMKGKGKMRTYWLLGERKGPAGLL